A single window of Chitinophaga sp. XS-30 DNA harbors:
- a CDS encoding FAD-dependent oxidoreductase, with the protein MKKLLFPLCFLIATQVLAQQKIDADVVIYGGTSAAVTAAVQAKQMGKSVVIVSPDTHLGGLSSGGLGFTDTGDKSVIGGLAREFYHRVYMHYQQPDAWQWQKKEEYGNKGQGTPAMDGTERTMWIFEPHVAEKVFEDFVKEHNIKVYRDEWLDREKGVVKKRGNIVSIKTLSNKIFSGKMFIDATYEGDLMAAAGVKYHVGREANSVYGEEWNGAQTGILHHGHHFKTNISPYKVPGDPKSGLLPKVSDKDPGKRGEGDDKIQAYCFRMCLTRHPDNRVPFPKPEGYDPAQYELLLRVFNSGWRETFNKFDPIPNRKTDTNNHGPFSTDNIGMNYDYPDASYVRRKEIIAEHEQYQKGWFYFIANDPRVPADVQNEMKKWGLAKDEFRDNGNWPHQLYIREARRMIGTHVMTEHETLSKREVPQSVGMGSYTLDSHNAQRYVKPDGFVQNEGDIGVDTKQPYRISYGSIIPKKAECRNLLVPVCVSSSHIAFGSIRMEPVFMILGQSAATAAALAIDGKKAVQDLDYDILKAQLLKDKQRLVSNK; encoded by the coding sequence ATGAAGAAATTACTCTTTCCTCTATGTTTTCTGATTGCTACGCAAGTACTGGCGCAGCAAAAAATTGATGCCGATGTTGTGATCTATGGTGGTACCTCTGCGGCGGTAACCGCCGCGGTGCAGGCCAAGCAGATGGGCAAGTCTGTTGTGATCGTATCTCCTGACACCCATCTCGGCGGCTTATCCTCCGGAGGCCTCGGTTTTACCGATACAGGCGATAAATCGGTGATCGGCGGACTGGCCCGCGAATTTTACCACCGTGTGTATATGCATTACCAGCAACCCGATGCCTGGCAATGGCAAAAAAAGGAAGAATACGGCAACAAAGGGCAGGGCACTCCGGCTATGGACGGCACGGAACGTACGATGTGGATCTTCGAGCCGCATGTTGCAGAAAAGGTTTTTGAAGACTTTGTAAAGGAGCATAATATCAAAGTGTACCGGGATGAGTGGCTGGACCGGGAGAAGGGTGTTGTCAAGAAAAGAGGGAACATCGTTTCCATCAAAACGCTCAGCAACAAGATCTTTTCCGGAAAGATGTTCATCGATGCCACCTATGAAGGCGATCTGATGGCTGCAGCAGGTGTGAAATACCATGTGGGCCGCGAGGCGAACAGTGTGTACGGAGAGGAATGGAATGGTGCACAGACGGGCATTTTGCATCACGGACATCATTTTAAAACAAACATCAGCCCTTACAAGGTCCCCGGTGATCCCAAAAGCGGACTGCTGCCCAAGGTGTCTGATAAAGACCCGGGCAAACGGGGAGAAGGGGATGACAAGATACAGGCCTATTGCTTCCGCATGTGCCTCACCCGGCATCCGGATAACAGGGTGCCTTTCCCCAAACCCGAAGGGTATGATCCGGCACAGTACGAACTGCTGCTCCGGGTATTCAATTCCGGCTGGCGCGAAACCTTCAACAAGTTCGACCCCATCCCGAACAGAAAGACAGATACCAATAACCACGGCCCTTTCAGTACCGACAATATCGGCATGAACTACGATTATCCCGATGCCTCTTATGTAAGGCGGAAAGAGATCATTGCCGAGCATGAACAATACCAGAAAGGCTGGTTCTACTTCATTGCCAACGATCCCCGCGTACCCGCTGATGTGCAGAACGAGATGAAAAAATGGGGGCTGGCCAAAGATGAGTTCCGGGACAACGGCAACTGGCCTCACCAGCTGTACATCCGCGAAGCCCGTCGCATGATCGGCACGCACGTGATGACCGAGCATGAGACCCTCAGCAAACGCGAAGTACCGCAGTCCGTGGGAATGGGCTCCTACACCCTCGATTCCCACAACGCGCAACGCTACGTAAAACCCGATGGTTTTGTGCAGAATGAAGGAGACATCGGGGTAGACACCAAACAGCCTTACCGTATTTCCTACGGCTCCATCATCCCTAAAAAAGCGGAATGCAGGAACCTGCTGGTACCGGTTTGCGTATCCAGCTCCCATATCGCTTTCGGTTCCATACGGATGGAACCGGTATTCATGATCCTCGGGCAAAGCGCCGCAACCGCCGCTGCATTGGCTATTGATGGTAAAAAAGCCGTGCAGGACCTGGATTACGACATCCTGAAAGCACAACTGCTGAAGGATAAACAAAGACTGGTATCCAATAAATAA
- a CDS encoding sugar-binding domain-containing protein, which yields MKRLLVLSFIAFSAASSAQVKTLSHPSAPDAVFLHSSLGHTWQMQRFDKVPENGSKVSTSAYAAGDWLRAIVPGTVLNSLVANNVYPDPYIGDINRRERKVIPDIADAGREFYHYWFRTSFRIPATVKGKRIWLKLHGINYRSDIWLNGKQLGSMAGMFNAGAFDITNIAKRNGENILAVNVTPVDTPGQSDYKNKQRTGAIGENRNGGDGLIGRNVTMLMSVGWDFTFPDGVRDRNTGIWRDVEIYSTDDVVLEHPFVYSKLPLPDTTSSTQTISVEVRNVSDQPQQGIVKGAIKGTAVSFRQPVNLSAHETKTITFENIVIKNPKLWWPLNKGEQHLYTMDLSFERQAKAIHSVSTRFGVREITSDQQTPDKSRRFLVNGHPVFIRGTNWIPDAMLRNSVKRTHAELEYTRQAGLNLIRFWGGGIAESDYFFDRCDELGFLVWNEYWMTGDTRYPADKELYLANMAATVKRIRNHASLAYHVSSNESTEMPGAPELIRSLDPSRGYQMQSECCGVHDGSPYKYENPMQYFENTASPRGSRVDGFNPEYGTPCLPTVESLREMMPAKDLWPIVDSVWNYMDGGGFHQITTKYRQAVNEFGESSSIEEFAKKAQFVGAMNYRAIWEVWNYNKFGYGDRWASGFLFWYHNSPVRQTGGRMYDWSLEPTAALYYSQNALEPLHAQFDYLKNTVSVYNDFRKAFPQYRLTATVYNLHAEIISSKEVKVDIPADGTVKDAITLDFPDNITPVHFISLELSDAGGKPVARSFYWRSKDAYEGKWTMTGPATAGFQQINDLPAIQLKTTVKVVKEGELEVTLRNPTKVMAFFTRLKLQDQHGKSIRPAFYTDNFFSLTPGETRTVKIRFSKEDVPGKAYRLITEGWNVQPEVREFKLK from the coding sequence ATGAAACGTCTACTGGTATTATCTTTTATCGCTTTCAGCGCAGCTTCTTCCGCACAGGTCAAAACCCTGTCGCATCCTTCCGCGCCGGACGCTGTATTCCTGCATTCCTCCCTTGGTCATACCTGGCAAATGCAGCGTTTTGACAAAGTGCCGGAGAACGGCAGCAAGGTATCCACATCCGCATACGCGGCCGGGGACTGGCTCAGGGCCATCGTACCCGGAACGGTACTGAATTCCCTCGTGGCCAATAACGTGTATCCGGACCCCTACATTGGCGATATTAACCGCCGCGAGCGCAAGGTGATCCCCGATATCGCCGATGCGGGACGGGAGTTTTATCACTACTGGTTCCGCACCTCGTTCAGGATACCGGCTACGGTAAAGGGTAAACGCATCTGGCTGAAACTGCACGGCATCAACTACCGCAGCGATATCTGGCTGAACGGAAAGCAGTTGGGCAGCATGGCGGGCATGTTCAACGCCGGGGCTTTTGACATCACCAACATCGCCAAAAGAAACGGGGAGAACATCCTGGCCGTTAATGTTACACCGGTGGATACGCCCGGCCAGAGCGACTATAAGAACAAGCAACGCACCGGCGCCATCGGGGAGAACCGCAACGGCGGGGACGGCCTCATCGGCAGAAACGTGACCATGCTGATGAGTGTGGGCTGGGATTTTACCTTCCCGGACGGTGTGCGCGACAGAAATACCGGCATCTGGCGCGATGTGGAGATCTATTCTACGGACGATGTTGTGCTGGAGCATCCTTTTGTCTACTCCAAACTGCCGTTGCCGGATACCACATCCTCCACCCAGACCATTTCGGTAGAGGTCAGGAATGTATCGGACCAGCCACAGCAGGGTATTGTGAAAGGGGCCATCAAGGGCACAGCGGTATCCTTCCGGCAGCCGGTAAACCTGTCTGCCCATGAAACAAAGACGATTACATTCGAAAATATCGTCATCAAAAACCCGAAACTCTGGTGGCCGCTGAATAAAGGAGAACAACATCTATATACGATGGACCTTTCTTTCGAGCGGCAGGCAAAGGCCATTCACAGCGTTTCCACGAGATTCGGCGTGCGGGAGATCACATCCGACCAGCAGACGCCGGACAAGTCGAGGCGTTTCCTGGTGAACGGCCACCCTGTTTTCATCCGCGGCACCAACTGGATACCGGATGCCATGCTGCGCAATTCGGTAAAGCGCACCCATGCGGAACTGGAATATACCAGACAAGCGGGTCTGAACCTGATCCGTTTCTGGGGCGGTGGCATAGCCGAATCGGATTATTTCTTCGACCGTTGCGATGAACTGGGTTTCCTGGTCTGGAACGAATACTGGATGACCGGGGATACCCGTTATCCGGCGGATAAGGAGTTATACCTGGCCAATATGGCGGCCACGGTGAAGCGCATACGAAACCATGCCTCCCTGGCTTATCACGTATCCTCCAACGAATCCACTGAAATGCCCGGAGCGCCGGAGCTGATACGGTCGCTGGACCCCAGCCGCGGCTACCAGATGCAGTCGGAATGCTGCGGCGTGCACGACGGCAGTCCATATAAATATGAAAACCCCATGCAGTACTTCGAGAACACGGCTTCGCCAAGGGGCAGCCGTGTGGACGGTTTCAATCCGGAATACGGTACGCCCTGCCTGCCGACGGTGGAATCGCTCCGCGAGATGATGCCTGCTAAAGACCTCTGGCCCATCGTGGACAGCGTGTGGAATTATATGGATGGCGGCGGCTTTCACCAGATCACCACAAAATACCGACAGGCGGTGAACGAATTCGGGGAATCATCGTCCATAGAAGAGTTTGCGAAGAAAGCGCAATTCGTGGGCGCAATGAATTACCGCGCCATCTGGGAAGTGTGGAACTATAACAAGTTCGGGTATGGGGACCGTTGGGCATCCGGTTTCCTGTTCTGGTACCATAACAGTCCCGTGAGGCAGACAGGCGGACGGATGTATGACTGGAGCCTGGAGCCCACAGCGGCATTATATTACTCGCAAAACGCGCTCGAGCCGCTGCACGCGCAGTTCGATTATCTGAAGAACACCGTATCTGTGTATAACGATTTCCGGAAAGCCTTCCCGCAATACCGGCTTACCGCTACGGTTTATAATCTGCATGCGGAGATCATATCTTCGAAAGAAGTGAAAGTGGATATCCCGGCGGATGGCACCGTAAAAGATGCCATTACCCTTGATTTTCCGGATAACATTACGCCCGTGCATTTTATTTCGCTGGAACTGAGCGATGCCGGCGGCAAACCTGTAGCCCGGTCTTTCTATTGGCGCTCGAAAGACGCCTATGAAGGCAAATGGACGATGACGGGGCCTGCTACAGCGGGTTTTCAGCAGATCAACGATCTTCCGGCCATACAATTGAAAACTACCGTAAAAGTGGTGAAGGAAGGCGAACTGGAAGTAACGCTCCGCAATCCCACGAAAGTCATGGCTTTTTTCACCCGGCTGAAACTGCAGGATCAGCATGGCAAAAGCATCCGCCCGGCATTTTACACCGATAATTTCTTTTCGCTGACACCCGGGGAAACGAGGACGGTGAAGATCCGGTTCTCGAAAGAAGATGTGCCGGGCAAGGCGTACCGGCTGATAACGGAGGGGTGGAATGTGCAGCCGGAGGTCAGGGAGTTCAAACTGAAGTAG
- a CDS encoding peptidoglycan DD-metalloendopeptidase family protein has translation MKFLCSTAAALLVVCQLYAQQIPQEEENASAILYMKVKKPTMFIPQGVDGDGESTAPIRGKMKKITAVRRAVARPAQQFIITEADAPGMTMAMRSSVVCAAPVVEEDLEPVYSAVKAHMPLYLPYKNSKTGIWQGFYYSWDNNDDGANDAHRAIDYGKTSVAENEDPTFGVYAIAPGKVIDVKWSNGGGNIVEIEHTAPNGYKYRSKYLHLRNGFDNDRAKAQATSGKYKSFADNGTSSKLCWGTNSQKIAVKVNDIVKGGQFIAYAGNTGSGGIGVILNDDGTLKNADTRSFNVHLHFEVRVQDTRSGHSGDWVLVDPYGAYNHGGVDCYDLDASTPFARLFAPFYPNFHNVPLDLVNKFWGYYTGMGMALQTVSVDRNGSNLYAAGSFQWGLPGAWYTRFYMTGATYQNYFNTYGQQGFRPRQLSVTKDGSGNPRFTAIWEKKPAGQSAHSVHNRDDANFGNVWKEYVTNKKWHVQEHVAYMVNGKRYHAAVFVNKPNDNGFYLYYGLSGADFDKKFKELYGKWELKSINVNGNTVGGVWRPKKSNYAAYYGMTSAGYQTRFNQFAAEGLRLIKVQNYDNNGRFSAVWSK, from the coding sequence ATGAAATTTCTATGTTCCACAGCAGCAGCCCTGCTTGTTGTTTGTCAACTTTATGCGCAGCAGATCCCGCAGGAAGAAGAAAACGCCTCCGCTATTCTTTATATGAAAGTAAAGAAGCCCACCATGTTCATCCCGCAAGGGGTTGACGGAGACGGGGAATCCACCGCTCCCATCCGGGGGAAAATGAAAAAGATCACCGCTGTCCGCCGCGCCGTTGCCCGTCCTGCCCAGCAATTCATCATCACCGAAGCTGATGCCCCGGGCATGACAATGGCCATGCGCAGTTCAGTGGTTTGTGCAGCCCCTGTGGTGGAAGAAGACCTGGAACCCGTGTACAGCGCCGTAAAAGCGCACATGCCCCTCTATTTGCCGTACAAGAACAGCAAAACCGGCATCTGGCAGGGATTCTATTACAGCTGGGACAATAATGACGACGGCGCTAATGATGCGCATCGTGCGATCGATTACGGCAAAACCTCGGTAGCCGAAAATGAGGACCCTACCTTCGGCGTATATGCCATCGCTCCAGGCAAAGTGATCGACGTAAAATGGTCCAACGGCGGCGGAAATATCGTGGAGATCGAGCATACCGCGCCCAATGGCTACAAATACCGCAGCAAATACCTGCACCTCCGCAACGGGTTCGACAATGACCGGGCGAAGGCCCAGGCCACTTCCGGTAAATATAAATCCTTTGCAGACAACGGCACCAGCAGCAAATTGTGCTGGGGTACCAACAGCCAGAAGATCGCCGTGAAGGTGAATGATATCGTGAAAGGCGGCCAGTTCATTGCTTATGCCGGCAATACCGGTTCCGGCGGTATCGGCGTGATCCTGAATGATGACGGTACGCTCAAAAATGCGGATACGCGGTCATTCAATGTACATCTGCATTTTGAAGTACGCGTACAGGACACCCGCAGCGGTCACAGTGGCGACTGGGTGCTTGTAGATCCGTATGGCGCTTACAATCATGGCGGTGTGGACTGTTACGACCTGGATGCCAGCACACCATTTGCCCGCCTCTTCGCTCCTTTCTATCCCAACTTCCACAATGTGCCGCTGGACCTGGTGAACAAATTCTGGGGGTACTACACCGGTATGGGCATGGCGCTGCAGACCGTGAGTGTGGACCGGAACGGCAGCAACCTCTATGCCGCCGGATCTTTCCAGTGGGGCCTGCCCGGGGCATGGTACACCCGCTTTTATATGACCGGAGCCACTTATCAGAATTATTTCAATACTTACGGTCAGCAGGGATTCCGGCCCCGGCAGCTTTCCGTTACGAAAGACGGCAGCGGCAATCCCCGCTTCACCGCCATCTGGGAAAAGAAACCCGCCGGCCAGTCCGCCCACTCCGTGCATAACCGCGATGATGCCAATTTCGGGAATGTCTGGAAGGAATATGTGACCAACAAAAAATGGCATGTACAGGAACATGTTGCCTATATGGTGAACGGCAAACGGTATCATGCCGCCGTATTCGTGAATAAACCGAACGATAACGGTTTCTATCTCTATTACGGCCTGAGCGGCGCGGATTTCGACAAGAAGTTCAAGGAATTGTACGGCAAATGGGAACTGAAAAGCATCAATGTCAACGGCAACACCGTAGGCGGTGTAT
- a CDS encoding efflux RND transporter periplasmic adaptor subunit yields MRLIKWMYMTLPAFVVAGCAVKGEKKNENEIKVLPVTRLIEKDTMLYRSYVANIQAVQNVEIRARVTGFLEKIYVDEGQEVRKGQLLFTISDAEYNAELAKARAVLSNVIAEAKAAELETERVKLLVDKKVVADSELDVAKARLLAAQARIDEARSAETNAAMRLSYTKVRAPFDGFIDRIPLKKGSLINEGSLFTTVSDTREVYAYFNVSETEYLRYTKSLAKGADHYKKVLLELADGTRYLHTGEIETIEGEFESNTGSIAFRARFPNPGKLLKHGASGKVKLASELDGVVIIPQKAVFEMQDKNYVFVVDEDNAVKMRSFSPQTRFAHFYIVASGLKPGERVVCEGVRNIRDGMKIEPRAISMDSLLRN; encoded by the coding sequence ATGCGCCTGATCAAGTGGATGTATATGACGCTGCCGGCCTTTGTTGTTGCCGGATGTGCTGTTAAAGGAGAGAAGAAGAACGAGAATGAAATCAAGGTCCTGCCGGTTACCCGGCTGATCGAAAAAGATACAATGTTGTACCGGTCGTATGTAGCCAATATACAGGCGGTGCAGAATGTGGAGATCCGGGCGAGAGTGACCGGCTTCCTCGAAAAAATATATGTGGATGAAGGGCAGGAAGTCAGGAAAGGGCAGTTGCTTTTCACGATCAGCGATGCCGAATACAATGCTGAACTGGCGAAGGCCCGGGCCGTGCTGAGCAATGTGATCGCAGAGGCGAAGGCCGCAGAGCTGGAAACCGAACGGGTGAAGTTACTGGTAGACAAAAAAGTGGTGGCGGACTCCGAACTGGATGTAGCAAAGGCAAGGCTGCTGGCGGCACAGGCCAGGATAGACGAAGCCCGCTCTGCGGAAACGAACGCTGCCATGCGTTTGAGCTATACAAAGGTCCGCGCCCCCTTTGACGGGTTTATTGACCGCATACCGCTAAAAAAAGGCAGCCTGATCAATGAAGGCTCGCTCTTCACTACGGTATCGGATACACGCGAGGTATATGCCTATTTCAACGTTTCTGAAACCGAATACCTGCGGTACACCAAATCTCTTGCAAAAGGAGCTGATCATTACAAAAAGGTATTGCTGGAACTGGCGGATGGCACCCGGTACCTTCACACCGGGGAAATAGAGACCATCGAAGGAGAGTTCGAATCCAATACCGGCTCCATTGCCTTCCGGGCCCGTTTCCCCAATCCCGGGAAGCTGCTCAAGCATGGCGCCAGCGGTAAGGTGAAGCTGGCCAGCGAGCTGGATGGCGTAGTCATCATCCCGCAAAAAGCCGTATTTGAAATGCAGGACAAGAATTATGTATTCGTAGTGGATGAGGACAATGCGGTGAAGATGAGGAGCTTCTCCCCGCAAACGCGTTTTGCGCACTTCTACATTGTGGCCTCCGGCCTTAAGCCCGGCGAGCGGGTAGTCTGCGAGGGCGTCCGCAATATCCGCGACGGCATGAAAATAGAACCGCGCGCCATTTCCATGGATAGTTTATTGCGTAACTGA
- a CDS encoding metallophosphoesterase family protein encodes MTARTFVIGDIHGALRALEQLVGIIRPTAADRLIFLGDYVDGWSQSAGVVAYLMELDRRHNCIFIRGNHDAWCEAWLRGGLEDEVWLFHGGRATVDSYEQLSASKRKEHLRFFDRLVNYYVDEHNRLFIHAGFSSMHGPSREPYTTNFSWDRTLWEMALVMDPRIPKDASIYPKRLLLFNEIYIGHTPTTNYGVNIPMQACNVWNVDTGAAFRGRISALDADTKDFWQSDVVMHLYPGEAGRNR; translated from the coding sequence ATGACAGCCAGGACATTTGTAATTGGAGATATTCACGGTGCACTCAGGGCGCTGGAACAACTTGTCGGTATCATCAGGCCAACCGCGGCGGACCGGTTGATCTTTCTGGGAGATTATGTGGATGGATGGTCGCAATCCGCCGGGGTAGTTGCTTACCTGATGGAACTGGACCGGCGTCACAACTGTATCTTCATCCGGGGCAATCATGATGCCTGGTGCGAGGCCTGGTTGCGTGGCGGCCTGGAGGACGAAGTATGGCTATTCCATGGTGGCCGGGCTACCGTGGACAGTTATGAGCAGCTCAGCGCCTCCAAAAGAAAGGAGCATCTGCGGTTCTTTGACCGCCTGGTGAATTATTATGTAGATGAGCATAACCGCCTGTTCATCCATGCAGGATTTTCCTCCATGCACGGCCCCTCCCGCGAACCCTATACGACCAATTTCTCCTGGGACCGGACGCTGTGGGAAATGGCCCTCGTGATGGACCCGCGCATTCCCAAAGACGCCAGCATCTATCCAAAACGATTGTTGCTGTTCAACGAGATCTACATCGGCCATACGCCTACCACCAATTACGGCGTCAATATCCCGATGCAGGCCTGCAACGTCTGGAATGTGGATACCGGTGCGGCTTTCAGAGGCCGGATATCAGCCTTGGATGCTGATACCAAAGACTTTTGGCAAAGTGATGTGGTCATGCACCTTTACCCCGGTGAGGCGGGAAGGAACCGCTGA